Genomic window (Streptomyces cadmiisoli):
CAGGGTGCGCAGATAGGCCGCCTGGCCGTCCAGGACGTCCGGGTCGGTGAAGAGGTTGCGCCGGTGCCAGGTCCGGGTCCAGGCGGGCAGGAAGTCGAAGCTGCTGAGGTGCCCCTGGAGGGCGTCCACGTTGACGTCGAGGCCGCGTTCGGCGGCGGCGTCGACGAGCGTGACCAGCTGTTCGACGGCCTTCGGCCGGACGAGGGTGCGGTTGGGCTGGAAGTACGGCCACAGCGGGAACACCCGGATGTGGTCCAGGCCGAGGGCGGCGATGGAGTCGAGGTCGGCGCGTACGGAGTCCGGATCGAAGTCGAGCCAGTGGTGGAACCACCCTTCGCTCGGGGTGTAGTTGACGCCGAAGCGCACGGCAGGAGGCATACGGGATCCTCGCGGGTCGGTGGTACGGGTGGGTCAGCCCTTGACGGCGCCCTCGCCGACCCCGCGGAAGAAGTACCGCTGGAGACAGGCGAAGAGCAGGATCAGCGGCGCGACGGCGATGATCGTGCCCGCCGCGACCAGGCGCTCGTCGTTGGCGAAGGTGCCGTGCAGATAGTTGAGCCCGATCGTCAGCGTGAACCTGGACGGGTCGCTCAGCACGATCAGCGGCCACAGGAAGTCGTCCCAGGCCCCCATGAACGCGAAGATCGCGACGACCGCCAGGGTGCCCCTGACCGAGGGCAGTGCGATCCGCCAGAACCGCTGCCAGACGTCGGCACCGTCCACGAAGGCGGCCTCCTCGATCTCGTACGGCAGGTTGAGGAAGGCGTTGCGCATCAGCAGCACGTTCAGCGCGGCGACACAGCCCGGCAGGACCACCCCGACGAGGGTGTTGTTCAGGCCGAGCTCCCGCATGGTGGTGAACTGGGCGATGATGATGCCCTCCACCGGTACGAGCATCGCGAGCACGAAGGCGAGGGTGGCGGCGCGGCGCCCGCGGTAGCGCAGCCGGGCGAGGGCGTAGCCGGCGAGGGCCGAGCCGACGCAGTTGGTGACGACGTTGGCCGTGGCGACCTTCAGGGAGTTGAGGGCGTAGTCCCAGACGGGGATGGTGTCGGCGACCCGCTCGTAGTTGTGCAGGGTCGGATCGCCCGGGAGGAACTTCGGCGGGGAGCTGAAGATGTCCTCGGTGGGGCCCTTGAGCGAGGTCGACAGCTGCCACAGGAACGGGCCGACGGTCAGGGCCAGTACGGCGAGCAGCAGCACATAGCGCAGGGCGAGCTCCCAGGCCCGTACCCGGCGGCCGTGCTCGTCGGTGAGACGGGGGCGGGTCGGGGAGCCGGCGGTCGCCGGCCGCTCGCGGGGACGTGTCCGGTCGACGACGCTCATGAGTCCTCCCTGCGGTCGGCGCGCAGTACGAGCAGCATCAGGGCGACCGTCACCACGAAGACGACGACGGAGATGGCCGAGGCGTAGCCGACGCGGCCGGACAGTCCGGTGCCGGTGCGCTGCACGAGCATGACGAGGGTGGTGTCCTCGCCGGCCGGCCCGCCGCTGGGTCCGGCCAGCAGGTACACCTCGGAGAACACCTTGAACGCGGCGACCGAGGAGAGCGCGGCGACCAGGACCATGGTCGAGCGGACGGCGGGCACGGTGACGGACAGGAAGCGGCGCACCGGTCCGGCGCCGTCGACCGCGGCGGCCTCGTGGAGTTCGCGCGGCACGTTGGCGAGCGCCGCCAGATAAATGATCATGTAGTAGCCGAGGCCCTTCCAGACCGTGACGGTCATGGCGCTCAGCAGGAGCAGCCACTGGTCGCTGAGGAAGCCGACCCGGCCGGCCCCGACCGTCTCCAGCAGGGAGTTCACCAGCCCGCGTTCGTCGAGCAGCCACACCCAGATCAGCCCGACCACGACGATCGAGGCGACCACGGGGGTGTAGAAGGCGGAGCGGAAGAACGTGACGCCGGGGATGTTCTTCTGCACCAGCAGCGCCAGCAGCAGCGGCAGGATCACCAGGGCGGGCACGACCCCGAGGACGTAGAGCGTGCTGTTGCGCAGACCGATCCAGAACATGTCGTCGTGCAGCAGCTCGCGGAAGTTGGCGAGGCCCACGAAGTCGCCCGGGACCAGGGTGCGCCGGTCGGTGAAGGCGTTGACGACGGTGGAGACGAACGGATACAGCACGAAGGCGCCGGCGATCACGAGCCCGGGGGCGGCGAACAGCCAGGGACTCGTGGGCAGTTGACGTCGTACGCGCGTGACGGTGGAGCCGGCCATCGTGTCTCAGCCCTGCTGCTGGAGGAGCCGGTCGCAAGCCTTGACAGCGTTGTCAAGGGCTTCCTGCGGGCTCTCCTTGCCCTGGAGCGCCCGGGCGACGGCGTTGCGCAGCTCGGTCTTCATCTGCTCGCTGAACAGCACCGGCGTGTAGTTGACGGCGGTCTTCAGCGACTGGGCGGCGGCCACCCGGACCCGGGTCTCGTCGGTGCCGTCCTCCTCGGTGAAGTACGGGTCGTCGAGCGAACCCGCGGTGCTCGGGAAGATGGCGACCTTCTTCGCGAACGACATCTGGTGCTCGGCGTCGGTGACGAAGTGGGCGAAGGCCACGGCGGCGGGCTTCTGCCGGGACCGGGAGTTGACCATCACGCCCATCACGTACATGTTGACGTGGCCGGTGCTGGTGATCTGGTCGGTGATGCCGATGTTCTTGTACAGGTTCGGCGCCTGCTTCTTGAAGTTGCCGAGGTCCAGGGCGCTGCCGGGGTTCATGGCGACGGCCTCGGTGAGGAACTTCTTGCCGGACGACTCGGGCGTCGCGGTGAGCGCCTGCGGGTCGAGCGCCTTGGCGTCGTACAACTCCTTGTACTCGGCGAGGAGTTCGACACCCTTGGCGTCGTTGAACGTGAAGGCGGTGCCCTCCTTGTTCATCAGGGGCACGCCGTAGCGGCCGAAGTCCTCGACGGTCGGCACGTTGGCGAGGGTGGCGACCTTGCCGTCGCTGCTCTCGGCCATCCGCAGGGCGGCGTCGAAGAGATCGTCGTAGGTCCGCGGCGGCCGGCCGGCGTCGAGGCCGGCCTCCTCGAAGAGGGACTTGTTGTAGAACAGCGGCCCGGTGTTCAGGTACCAGGGGAAGGCGTACGTGCCCGACATGCCCGGTATCCGATGGCCGGCCCAGGCGCCCGGCAGGTACTCCTTCTCGTACTGCCCGGCGGCCTTGTCCAGGTCCAGGGCGAGGCCCGCCTCGGCCAGCGGCGCGACGAGGTCCGGCGAGACGTTGACGACGTCGGGCAGCGTGCCGCCCGCCGCGTCGGCGCTGATCTTGTCGGCGTAGCCCTCGGCCGGCTGGTCGATCCACTTCACGTCGGTGCCGGGGTGCTTCTTCTCGAACTCGGCGATCAGGTCCTCGAAGTACCCCTTGAAGTTGGCCCTGAGGTTCCAGGTCTGGAAGGTGATGTCGCCCTGGATCCTGCCGGAGGCGTCGGTGGATCCGCCGCCCCCGTCCCCGGAGCCGCAGGCACTCAGCGGCAGGACGACTACGGCGGCGGCAGCGGCGGCCAGAACTCTGCGGGAGATGCGCACGGTACCGGGCTCCTTTACGAGGAAGTGATCGGATTGGCGCCGGGCCAGACCTTGCCCGTGCGGTCCGCGGGAAGTCAATGGATTCTGCTCAGCTAAATTCATTAGTTGGACATACGCGCTGGTCAGAGAAGTGCCGATGAGTTCTTGCGGCGGATCACTAATGCGCTTTAGAGTGAGATCACTCAAGCGCATTAGTGACTGCACCGACCGAATGGGGATCAGGGGTGTCAGGCAAGCGGTCGCCCGCGCGCCGTCCGACGATGAAGGACATCGCGCGGCGCGCCGGGGTATCCGAGAGCGCGGTGTCGTTCGCGCTCAACGGCAGGCCCGGGGTCTCCGAGGTCACCCGCGCGCGGGTGCGGCGCGTCGCCGAGCAGTTGGGCTGGCGGCCCAGCACGGCGGCCCGCGCGCTGTCCGGCGAGGGGGCCGCGACGGTGGGGTTCGTGCTGGCGCGGCCCGCGCACACGCTGGGGGTGGACTCCTTCTTCCTGCAACTGGTGTCGGGCATCCAGGAGGTGCTGGCGGAGCGTCATCTCGGCCTGCTGTTCCAGGTCGCGCAGGACGTCGCCGACGAGTGCGCGGTGTACCGGCGCTGGTGGGCCGAGCACCGGGTGGACGGTGTCCTGGTCGTCGACCTGCGCACCGAGGATCCCCGCCCGGACCTCCTCGACGAACTCGGTCTGCCCGCCGTGGTGATCGGCGGCGCGCCGGACGAGCGCCATCCCGGTCTGTCCACGGTGTGGGCGGACGACGGCGGGGCGATGACCTCGGTCGTGGGCGAGTTGCACGCCCTGGGCCACCGGCGCATCGTGCACATCGCCGGACTGGCGGGGCTCGCGCACACCGAGCGGCGCATCCGCACCCTGCGCGCCGAGGCGGAACGGCGCGGGCTGACCGAGGTGCGGTCGGTGACCACCGACTACTCGGACGCGGAGAGCACCGCGGTGACCCGCCGGGTGCTGGCCGCCGCGGCTCCCCCGACCGCCCTGATCTACGACAACGACGTGATGGCCGTGGCCGGGGTCGCCGCCGCGGCCGAACTCGGCTACTCGGTACCGGCGGACGTGTCGGTGGTCGCCTGGGAGGACTCGGCGCTGTGCCGCATGGTCCGACCGTGGCTGTCCGCGCTGTCCCGGGACAGCGTGGAGTTCGGCCGCACGGCGGCCACGGAACTCACGGCACTGCTGGACGGCGGTCCGGCGCGCACGGTCCGGGTCCCGGTGCCGCAACTCATCGAACGCGAGAGCACGGGCCGGGCGCGCCGGGACTGAGGCCGGCGCGGCGGTGCGGGGCCGGTCCACCCCCGTGGGCGCCGGTGGCGGCGACGGCTCGCACGGCCCCGCCCGACGCGCCGCGAACCCCGCGCCCCCTCGACGCCGTGCGCCCGTCCGGGCAGAGTTCTCCTCACGTACTCACCAGTAGGCCCACCATGCCCGAGGAGCGCCCGTGACCAGCTGGGTCGGACGGACCGCCGTCGAGATCGCCGCCGCCGTGCACGAGAAGCGGGTCACCGCGCGGGAGGTGGTGGCCGAGCACCTCGCGCGGATCGAGCGGATCGACGGCCGGATCGGCGCCTTCCGTACGGTCCGGGCGCAGGCGGCGCTCGCGGAGGCCGACGAGGTGGGCGCCCGCGATGACCTGGCCGAACTCCCCCTGGCGGGAGTGCCCGTGGCCGTGAAGGACAACCTGGCGGTGCGCGGCGAGGCCATGCGGATCGGCTCGGCCGCGACACCCGACACCCCGTCCGGGCAGGACCATGTCACCGTGGCCCGGCTGCGGGCGGCGGGCGCGGTGGTCGTGGGGCTGACGAACGTGCCGGAGCTGTGTGTGTTCGGCACCACCGAGGGCGTGCACGGCACCGCCCTCAACCCGTGGGACACGACGCGCACGGCGGGCGGCTCGTCCGGTGGCAGCGCGGCGGCCGTCGCCGCCGGCCTGGTACCGGTCGCGCTGGGCAACGACGGCATGGGCTCGCTGCGCATCCCGGCGGCCAACTGCGGTGTCGTCACCGTCAAGCCGGGCCTCGGAGTGGTCCCGGCGGGCATCGGCGACGGCGACTGGTTCGGCATGTCGGAGAACGGGCCGCTGGCGACGACCGTGGAGGACGCCCGGCTGATGCTGTCCGTCCTCGCGGACACCGAGGTCGTACGGCCCGCCGAGCCGGCCGTCCACCGCATCGCGGTCTCGCTGCGCAGCCCGCTCGCCGGGGTCACGATCGGCAGACCGTATACGATCGCGGCCCGCGAGGCGGCCGGCCTGCTGATCGAAGCGGGGCACCAGGTGCGCCGCGCCGACCCGCCGTACCCGCTGTCGCTGGGCCTCACCTCGCTCGCCCACTGGACGGCGGGCACGTCCGTCGACGCCCGGGGGCTGGACCGGCGGCTGCTGACCCGCCGCACCCGGGTGCACGCCGCCGTCGGGCGGCGCTTCGAGCGGACCGTGCGCGGCGGCACGGCCCGCGCGGCGCTGCGCCGCCGAATGGATACGTTCTTCGCGGAGTACGACGTGCTGCTCACCCCGGCGCTGGCCCGCCGTTCCCCCAAGGCCGGGCCGTGGCACGAGCGGGGCTGGCTGCGCAACATCGCGGCCAACACCGCCTACTCGCCGATGACGCCGCCGTGGAACCTGACCGGCCGGCCCGCCATGTCGGTGCCGCTGGGCACGCTGCCCTCGGGGGCGCCGTGCGCCGTGCAGCTCGTGGGACGGCCGGGGGCGGAGGCGGAACTGCTGGAACTGGCCGCCCAGTTGGAGGCCGCGCGCCCCTGGCCGCGGACGGCGCCGCTGGAACGGTGAGCCGCGGCGCCGCGTTCGTCTACAGGGCCTTGTACATGATGTGCAGGCCCAGGGGGCCGAGCCGGGGGTGGTCGTACGCGTCGGGCACGGTGCCGAGGACGGTGAATCCCAGGGAGGTCCAGAGCGCGACCGCCGGGTTGGTCTCGACGACGGCGTTGAACACCATGCCCCGGTAACCGTGGGCCGCGGCCTCGGACAGGACGTGCTCGGCCAGGGCGCGTCCGACGCCGCGGCCGGCGCGGTCGGGGTCGACCATGAAGCCGGCGTTGGCGATCCGGGCGGCGGGGCCACCGTAGTTGGGAGTGAGGTAGGCGGAGCCGACCACGGCTTCGGAGTCGTCCTCGGCGACGTACACGCGCTTGGCCGGGCTCATCCACAGGGCGCGGGCGGCCTCCTCGGAGGTGTCCGGGTCCCAGGCGTAGGTTTCGGCGGCGGCGACGATGCGGTGCCAGAAGGGCCAGATGCTCGGCCAGTCCTCGGCCGTTGCTTCCCTGATCAGCATGGGCGTGAGTGTGGCACGCCCATGCGGTCGGCGATCGCGAGGGGAACGGAGTCAGTCCACGCTGGGCAGGATGTGCGGCTCGGCGAGGTCGTCCTCGTAGCCGGCCAGGCGGATCGGGGCGGAACGGGCCCACACGTCCAGGCTGCCGATCTCGCCGGGGCGGCGCGCACGTTCGGTGCGTTCCTTGGGGCGCTGTTCGCGATTCGTCTTCTCCGGTGTCACCGCGCACTCCTTATGTGTCGGGTCACCCTCGGGGCACGCCGGCCGGTCTGCGGTCCGCTGTCCGACGCCCGTCGGGTCTGGCGTTGTGCTGATCGGACGCGGTGGCGTCGGTCGGTCGAGTGAGAGCGGGCCGTGGTGGAACGGCTTGTCCCGGAACGGACGGTGGGTGGGTGGCGACCCGTTGCTGCTGTCCGTCCGACCCAGATTAACCAAATGAGCGGGGGCCTGCTCGATGGGGCTGAAAACTGCGGGTAACTATCTGAAGTCCCCGCGTGTGCAATCAAGGGAAATTTACACCTATTTGTCATCCAATGGACTCTTTTGTGGCTCACTCGGATGGCCTACCCGAGCGAACACGTCCACGCCCGACGGCTGTCGGGTGGTCACGCAGTTCAAGTCCCGTTGGCCGATTCGCAAGGCGGCCATGGTCTCCTGACGTCCGGCAAGGGCCTGTCCGGCGGGAGGACTGACGCATGGAGCTGCGCAGCGTCGATGAACTGATGGAACTGCTGTACGCCTGCCGCGGCGTCTGGGACACGCCGGACCGCTCCGGCGACCCGGTCGACCTGCACGACCACGCGCTCCAGACGGCCGCGCTGCTGCGCCGAAGTCGGCCCGCGGACAAGGAACTCCAGATCGCGGGGCTCGTGCACGACATAGGCCACGCCCTGCGGCCGGGCGACGGCGCCGGTCACGCCGACCACGCTGCCGACGCCGTGCGCGCCCTGCTCGGTGAGCGGGTCGCCCGGCTCGTCCGCCTGCACGTGGCCGCGAAGCGCTACCTGGCCGCGGTGTCCCCGGATCGCGCCCTGTCCCCGCAGAGCGCGCTGACCATGGCCAGGCAGGGGGGCGCGATGAGCCGCGCGGAGGCGGCCGCGTTCGAGCGTGACCCGCTCGCCGACGACGCGGTGACCCTGCGGCAGGCCGACGACGC
Coding sequences:
- a CDS encoding ABC transporter substrate-binding protein, yielding MRISRRVLAAAAAAVVVLPLSACGSGDGGGGSTDASGRIQGDITFQTWNLRANFKGYFEDLIAEFEKKHPGTDVKWIDQPAEGYADKISADAAGGTLPDVVNVSPDLVAPLAEAGLALDLDKAAGQYEKEYLPGAWAGHRIPGMSGTYAFPWYLNTGPLFYNKSLFEEAGLDAGRPPRTYDDLFDAALRMAESSDGKVATLANVPTVEDFGRYGVPLMNKEGTAFTFNDAKGVELLAEYKELYDAKALDPQALTATPESSGKKFLTEAVAMNPGSALDLGNFKKQAPNLYKNIGITDQITSTGHVNMYVMGVMVNSRSRQKPAAVAFAHFVTDAEHQMSFAKKVAIFPSTAGSLDDPYFTEEDGTDETRVRVAAAQSLKTAVNYTPVLFSEQMKTELRNAVARALQGKESPQEALDNAVKACDRLLQQQG
- a CDS encoding carbohydrate ABC transporter permease, translating into MAGSTVTRVRRQLPTSPWLFAAPGLVIAGAFVLYPFVSTVVNAFTDRRTLVPGDFVGLANFRELLHDDMFWIGLRNSTLYVLGVVPALVILPLLLALLVQKNIPGVTFFRSAFYTPVVASIVVVGLIWVWLLDERGLVNSLLETVGAGRVGFLSDQWLLLLSAMTVTVWKGLGYYMIIYLAALANVPRELHEAAAVDGAGPVRRFLSVTVPAVRSTMVLVAALSSVAAFKVFSEVYLLAGPSGGPAGEDTTLVMLVQRTGTGLSGRVGYASAISVVVFVVTVALMLLVLRADRREDS
- a CDS encoding HD domain-containing protein, yielding MELRSVDELMELLYACRGVWDTPDRSGDPVDLHDHALQTAALLRRSRPADKELQIAGLVHDIGHALRPGDGAGHADHAADAVRALLGERVARLVRLHVAAKRYLAAVSPDRALSPQSALTMARQGGAMSRAEAAAFERDPLADDAVTLRQADDAGKVVGLDAGVLEDWRTVLELAAARNARLGAVD
- a CDS encoding carbohydrate ABC transporter permease, which codes for MSVVDRTRPRERPATAGSPTRPRLTDEHGRRVRAWELALRYVLLLAVLALTVGPFLWQLSTSLKGPTEDIFSSPPKFLPGDPTLHNYERVADTIPVWDYALNSLKVATANVVTNCVGSALAGYALARLRYRGRRAATLAFVLAMLVPVEGIIIAQFTTMRELGLNNTLVGVVLPGCVAALNVLLMRNAFLNLPYEIEEAAFVDGADVWQRFWRIALPSVRGTLAVVAIFAFMGAWDDFLWPLIVLSDPSRFTLTIGLNYLHGTFANDERLVAAGTIIAVAPLILLFACLQRYFFRGVGEGAVKG
- a CDS encoding GNAT family N-acetyltransferase produces the protein MLIREATAEDWPSIWPFWHRIVAAAETYAWDPDTSEEAARALWMSPAKRVYVAEDDSEAVVGSAYLTPNYGGPAARIANAGFMVDPDRAGRGVGRALAEHVLSEAAAHGYRGMVFNAVVETNPAVALWTSLGFTVLGTVPDAYDHPRLGPLGLHIMYKAL
- a CDS encoding LacI family DNA-binding transcriptional regulator, translated to MKDIARRAGVSESAVSFALNGRPGVSEVTRARVRRVAEQLGWRPSTAARALSGEGAATVGFVLARPAHTLGVDSFFLQLVSGIQEVLAERHLGLLFQVAQDVADECAVYRRWWAEHRVDGVLVVDLRTEDPRPDLLDELGLPAVVIGGAPDERHPGLSTVWADDGGAMTSVVGELHALGHRRIVHIAGLAGLAHTERRIRTLRAEAERRGLTEVRSVTTDYSDAESTAVTRRVLAAAAPPTALIYDNDVMAVAGVAAAAELGYSVPADVSVVAWEDSALCRMVRPWLSALSRDSVEFGRTAATELTALLDGGPARTVRVPVPQLIERESTGRARRD
- a CDS encoding amidase, with the translated sequence MTSWVGRTAVEIAAAVHEKRVTAREVVAEHLARIERIDGRIGAFRTVRAQAALAEADEVGARDDLAELPLAGVPVAVKDNLAVRGEAMRIGSAATPDTPSGQDHVTVARLRAAGAVVVGLTNVPELCVFGTTEGVHGTALNPWDTTRTAGGSSGGSAAAVAAGLVPVALGNDGMGSLRIPAANCGVVTVKPGLGVVPAGIGDGDWFGMSENGPLATTVEDARLMLSVLADTEVVRPAEPAVHRIAVSLRSPLAGVTIGRPYTIAAREAAGLLIEAGHQVRRADPPYPLSLGLTSLAHWTAGTSVDARGLDRRLLTRRTRVHAAVGRRFERTVRGGTARAALRRRMDTFFAEYDVLLTPALARRSPKAGPWHERGWLRNIAANTAYSPMTPPWNLTGRPAMSVPLGTLPSGAPCAVQLVGRPGAEAELLELAAQLEAARPWPRTAPLER